In Mustela nigripes isolate SB6536 chromosome 9, MUSNIG.SB6536, whole genome shotgun sequence, the sequence TGGGTACATTATGAACTGAAGAGTTCCTTCCACTGGGTGCATTAATACCAATGATCTTTTGAGTGACTGTTATACATTAGATCTTGTGCTCAGTTTTACGTGGTCCTAATCCTCAAAAATACCCgtttcacaggtgagaaaactgagactcagaaaggggAAGGGATTTGCCAAGAGTCTCCGCGAGCAAGCACTAGGCAGCAGAGCAAAAATTTGAAACTGGAACGGTTTCACTAAAACAACGGCTCTGAATGCTCTTTCCCCTGCCACAAGCTGCCTCCACTAGAACGGTTTATGGAGTTGGAGGTACAGCTGTCTGATCCTGCCTCTCCCCGCCCACTTcggattttaaaaattcttccaagGTAGAAGCCATGTTAATTCATCTTTGAAAACCCTCAACCCTCATCCCCTCCACCCCTCGGGTACTGGCGCCCAGCTCAGAGCAACAGACTGCGCATCCTGCAAGGTCTaccgaatgaatgaatgaacgagtaAAGGACTAAAAGGAGGAATTCGAGTCCTCACTGTGCCATCTCCAGTAAGCAGCCGGTCACccgggcctcggtttccccaagCGCTCTGCTCAGGAGACGAGGCCGACCAGGGGAATCGCAGACGCGGCGCTCCTCCGGGCGGGGCTAAACCGGCTGTACCCAGGAGCTCCCGGAGGCGAGGCGTGTGGAGGCGTTGGGGGCGGAGCTAGGGTTCCCTCGCTGCGGGGCCATTGGCCGCGTCCGCAGCCACCCGGCAGTAGTCGTGGAGGTCAGCCCcgccccttcctctttccctcggCCTCTttccggcggcggcggctgcggcagATCGTGCAGAAATGGTGAGGGCGGTGGAATCGGGTGCCATCCGCACGCTGTGGGGCTCGGGTCCTGGGGTGGGAAGCTCGAGGTGAGCACTGGGGTCCCATCTGCCAGCCGGGCTTGTAAGGCGCCGTGCGGAGTGGCCTCATGCCGCCACAGCCGGTCTCCCGCCCTCTCCCCTTGCTGAGTTGGGCCCGCCGCGCTCCCGGCGCCTCCGTCTTCCAGTCTGCGGAATGGGGGTAGCGGCTCAGCCTCGCTGCAGACCTGGGTGAAGGCGGGCCCTCCGGGGCGTCGGTCACCCAGCCCAAGGCACGGCCTCGGCGAGGGAAGCTGGCCCTGGCGCGCCCTCCTGGGTTTGTCGGGCCAGGGAGGGTGGCCGCTGAGGAGGGGGAGGCGGCCCTATTGGGTGGTGTTTGATCCACACCTGTACTTGCTTTCAGGCCAAGATTAAGGCTCGAGACCTTCGCGGCAAGAAGAAGGAGGAGCTGCTTAAACAGCTGGAAGACCTGAAGGTGGAGCTGTCCCAGCTGCGCGTCGCCAAAGTGACAGGCGGCGCGGCTTCCAAGCTCTCCAAGATGTGAGTGCAGGCCGGTTCTCTGGGTGTGGGGCACTTCGGGGCACGCCCGAAGCATGTGTGGGTTTTCGAGGCTGTCCAGAGACAGCGTCCGATTAGGTGATGGTTGAACGGACGCGTGGGTAGGAATGTCATGCCGGTCCTACCAGcctccccaggctccccttgCTCGCACCCAGCCGCGTGGGACACCGCTGTCTGATGGACCTCTTGTCTGCCGTGGACCATTTGGCCCTTCTGCCTGGAAGGTAGCTCAGCTTCTCTGTGACGGGCGAAGGAACAGATTGTCCCTCCAGACCCTTTTTCAGGCTGCCTGGAAAAATCTACCTGGACCCTTTTTTAATCACTTTCCACCagcacttgatttttttcctcctcacttGGTAGGTGGCTGCGTTGCGCCCACCCCTCCCTTGAGTTGTAGTTAACTTACTGATTTACATGGATCAAGAGTCAGGGCTTGTGGgactcccgggtggctcagtggcttaaaggctgccttcccctcaggtcatgatcccagggtcctggaatccagccccgcatggggctctctgctcagcagggagcctcctctccccacccaacaccccccccacccccccacttgcttctttgcctacttgtgatctctctcagtaaagaaataaaatcctaaaaaaaaaaaaatcagggcttGTGAAAGGGATGTGGGTTTGGAAACTGCTGAACTGAGCACACATTTTCTTTTGCCACATCCTACCTAACATGTGCTGCCTCACcacccagtttttgttttgttctgttttgtgttcatcttctataaaatgggccCCCAACAACCGATCTGTGGTGCTGGGAGGGGGTTGGATGAGTTGGGGAACACACAGGTTGCGTGCTGAATGCGGACTGTGTTTACCAGCTGTGTAACCCAGTGGCCCTCCCTCATCTCCCACCAAGCCCCCAGTTCAGCATGACTGCCAGCCTGTTCCTGTGTTCCTCCTTTCCCCTCATCACGTTTCTACAATGTCAAATGTCTTGTTTTTCCCTCCCAAGTGGCTCCTCCTATGACTCCTGAGTCTGGTCACACAGTTTGTGGCAGGATTTCCCTTAGCTTATTCAGGTCGGCACCGGTTAGGTCTTCATAGTTTTGAGTCTGTGTGGCCTGGGGTGGAAGATCTTTCTTGATCTACCCTCCACTTCTCAATGAATACTTCATACATTCTCAGAACCCTTTCCTGTCCTACTTGTCCCTACTTGTAAGATGCCCACCTCCTAGAGTCTTGGGGCCTTAACCCCCAAAACACAGGGTTAGGTACCTCCTGGGTGATAATGGATGAGCTGGTGGGGAATCCCCCTGCCTTAGGACATATGGTCAGGTCCTGAATAAGATGCCttggaaaggggggtgggggacagcagcATTCTATGTCTCCACCACCTTCACTGATGTCTCTGTGTTTTGCAGCCGAGTTGTTCGCAAATCCATCGCCCGTGTTCTCACAGTCATCAACCAGACGCAGAAAGAGAACCTCAGGAAATTTTACAAGGTGAGTCTGGGCTGGGGAGTTAGATGCTTAGCTGCAGGCAGCAAAGTTTCAGCCCTCCCTTGGCCAGAAGGGTAGTATAAAGAGATTCTGCTGGGGTGCATGGGAATGGGCTTTTTTGCTTCTTAACCAGCGTCTTGCCACTGGCATGGCTCGCAGACTGCGTATCCTCAGGGCTGCAGTTTTCAGGATATCAACAGTGTGGTAAGAGTCTGGCTGGAGCCTTGGGTTTGGAATTCATCCTCACCAGCTGAGTGGGTTTGGGCAGTCTGTGAGGATTGCCTTTAAATGTTTCAAATTGTTTTACCATCACTGTCTCAGTCACTTTCAAGCACCTGATActctcatttttcagatgggaCCTCAAGGTGTAGAGAGGTTAAATTGCCCAGAGTCACCTATAGTTAATGGAGTGATTGGGTCAGTGTTACAAACCATGTCTTAGGGAGGGGTGGATTGAGTGCTTCTGGGAGATTTTTATGACCATTTTCTGATCTTGTCCATAATACTGGTGTTACCAAGGCTTAAGTAGTGAAGCAGAACCAGTGAGAGACTTCATATGTGTGAATACACGCATCTGATTTATTACAAAGAATTGGCCTTTGTGATTTTGGGGGCTAGCTAATAAGCCCCGAATCAGTAGGCCTGGCTGTCAGGAAGGGAAGTTCATGGCAGGCCAGGACTAAGACGACACAGGTTGAAGCTGCTCTTCTCAGGTGGGATTTCTTGGGGGGAGAACCTCTGCCCTGCATTAAAGGCCTTTGAGCTGATCCAAACAAGCCTGCTAAATCACCCAGGATAGTCCCTCTTAAAGTCGGTTGATTTAGGGGCATTGAGTACATCTGCAAAATGGCTTCATGTCAAAATCCCAGTTAGTGTTTGACTAGCTGGAGGCTTTCACTTGTCAAAAAAAGCCACCGTGTTGGGCCTAGGTTAGCTGCCTGGGGGACTCTAGCATGTACTGTtgggcgggggctgggggagtgCCGTCATCCCtggatgtgtatatatttgtggGAGCGTCTTTCTGAGAATTGGGCTTGAAACTCTGATCAGGCTCTGTGGGCACCACAGAGGTGGTCGTCAGGAAAAATTGTCTTCTTCCAGTGAGTGCAGCCCCTGCCGGGCAGCACTCAGGGCCATAAAGATGAGGCCTCTGCCCTCTGGTAGTTCTGTCCCATAGACTTTCTGCGGTGCTTGAAATGCTCTGTGTCTGCACCGTCCGGTACAGTAACCTCTGGCGACACACGGCTGTGGTGGCTGAAGACCTGGGTTTGTAATGTAGACCGTAGTTGTGGCTAGTGCCTGGTCTGGTGGACAGCAGAGTTCGGAGGGCTCAGTCTGAAATGGATGAGGCCCTTGCCTGTGCTGCCGATAATGGGGATATGGGTGGACAAAGACTTAGCCTCCAAACCTCCACTTCAGAACTTACCCTCATCTGTGCAGCTGGTTTCTGCAGCTCTCTGCGCTGAGGCTGTCACCCCTGTcctgtgcctccctctctgagCTATTGGCAGTTTCCAGAAAGCACCTGAGCTGCCATCTCTTGGAGCTTTTGTGCACGCTGTCCCTTGGAAGTGGTATTCACCAAGTTGCTTGATTTCCAGGCTGTTGCTTGTCATTAGCTGAAACCTtaatctctttcctcctccccagtgGTGGGCCCCCCTTTAGCTGTTCAGTCTTTCCCACTGGGCTGGGAGCTCCTTGAGCAGGGACCAGGTCTGATTCACACTAGGGCAGTTCCCCCTACAGGGTCTCAGTCCCCTGCTGCGCTGGGTGTACCACACCTCCTCACACTCAGGTCTACAGAGTAACCTCCGCACCCCAGTGGCCTCCCTCAGTCACTTCCGGCATCCTCCCCATGCCCCCCAGCAGCTCAGTTCCAGCCTTAGGGGGCTTCCTTTGCTGCCACAGTAGCTCCTAAACCCTGGTGCTCAGACTCCCCCCTGCTCTCCGGTCACCCAGGGTAAGAAGTACAAGCCCCTGGATCTGCGGCCCAAGAAGACACGTGCCATGCGCCGGCGGCTGAACAAGCACGAGGAGAACCTGAAGACCAAGAAGCAACAGCGGAAGGAGCGGCTATACCCGCTGCGGAAATACGCGGTCAAAGCCTGAGCACTGGCGCCAATAAAACAGACAAACTGGCTGGTGTTGCTTTTGTGTTTGCGGGCGTTTTGAGTAACCATGCGGGAGAGGTGGGCTGCTGTGCCCCGGTGTGGGGCCGTGACAGTCCTGGCCGCGGGGATCTGGTGGGGGCTCCGTTGTGGTTGGTTTGGGGGCTGTGGTGTGGAAGTGCGCTCACGGTCCTTTCATGAGTTCATTCCGCCAGGTTGCGCGTGCcccagcagggagaggcaggcttgaGATCTGAGAGCCATCTGTGGTGATGTTCCATCCCAGAGGCTCTGCATGATTTGCTAGAGCAGTGCGCTCGGCGTCTTGCTTAGTCAGCAGCTCCGGACACTAAGAGTTTCCCATCTGGGGTGAAGGCACAAGCATGGGCCACATCCAGGACTCCCTGCAGAAAGCATTTCACTTTCAGGGTACATGTcctgcctgcccccagcctcccctggcaGGCCTTTTACTGCACCTTTGGGTGCTATGCCCACAGGCCTTACCTTCAGGGTCTCAATGCATTTTCCTGTGTTGCAGTCCCAGACTTTGacctggaaataaaaacaagcagaAGGGTGGGGAGACCTCACCCTGTAAGTCTGACGTCCTTGAAATCACTTTGGGGTGAGTCCGAGCCAACCTCTTAACCTTTTTGGCATGGGTTTTGTTCTCTGAGGTGTATTTAACATGCTCAGCATAATTTCTGATGTAAAAATTCAGGGCAATGCggttttcttttccctgaagCTGTGATGAGTCTTAAAAATGTCAGtgccaggggcagctgggtggtacagttggtcaAGCctttgattcttggttttggctcaggtcatgatctcagtcatgagtttgagctctgcattgggctgagagcagggagtctgcttaagatacTCTGTCTCTCCCTTAGCTTCCGCCCCTCCCTACTCCCATACACACTCTCAAAGGGGacaggcaccagggtggcttagtgtgttaagcaactgcccttggctcaggtcatgatcccgggatcaggccccgcattggccttcttctcagtgtgggcaatctgcttctcccttaggGCACTctcaaaatctctaaaaaagaaaaagtcaatgcCACTAGCATTTGGGCCAGCACAGACCTTGGTGCCAGGCAATAGGTACAGAGGAGGTTGGCAGCTGGGTTCTGCCTGTGGAACCCTCCCATTTAGGGCAAATAGGATATGGACATTTCTAAAGTGCTGAGGGTTTTGCTAACGGAAAGTGTTGGCATAGGAGTTTGCCAGGAGGGTGGGCCAGGTGGGCTGGGCTTACCATGCGGGAGTAGCCAGCACTGGCCAGCTGTGACTCATCCGGGGAGAAAGCTATGCTCTTCACCCAGGTAACATGGCCCTTGAGCTGAACAAGCAGGCTTCTGGTAGAGGGCTTCCAGATGTGGATAGTCTTATCCCAGGAGCCAGAAGCCTGGACAGCAGACAGCTCTAAGCCCATGGGTCTGGAGCCAGCAGGGGACCAGCCCAGAACCCAGGGAAACCCAGCTCACCAGGAGGCCGGATGCCGAGTAGCACAGGCAGCTGATGTTACCACTGTGGCCCTCCAGCTCGTGGGGGAATATCACCGGGATCTCCATCCGCAGGTCCCAGATGCAAATAGTGGAGTCCCAGGAGCCAGTGGCCTGCAGACATCTGCTGTGAGCATGAACCAGCTAACCCGTGCCCGCCATTGTGGTTCCTAGCTAGCCAGACTCCGAGAAAGCAGGCATTCTGAGCCCGGCTGAatttcccatcttacagatgaggaaacgggcTCAGAAGAGCAGTCACTCAAGGTCTGGAATTCTAACCACAGCTCAGCCCCAGGTGGGAAAGTGGGTATGGGTTCCAGGTTCCTTGAGGTGGGCTCAGGCAGAGGTGGTGTGGCTCACCAGGAAGTCTGAGCTGGGTGCGAAGTCACTGCTCTGGATGGCGTCTTGGTGCCCTCCCAAGTGGCGCAGCATCTGGCCAGACTGCAGGAGAGAGCCCTGAGCTTTGGAGGACAGCCCAGAAGTCTTGTACCAGATTCTAGGCCTCAGATAGGTCAGATCAGGCCCTCCTTGCAAGCTGCATGGGTAAGGTGATGACACAGGGTCTGGGGAGACTACCTGAGCCTTGACAGGAGAGGATAGGCCAGGCCAGGTCAACCTCATGGGGAGATGGATTGCCAGCTGTGGGCATGGGCAGTAGGGCAGATGGAACAACCTTTCTGGGGCcactgttgggggtggggtgtgtctCCTCCTGGTCCCAGGTCCTGCTCTGGCCACCCTTCCACACACCTGCACTTCCCAGAGCATCACCCGCTTGTCCCAGCCACCTGATGCCAGCTGCTTTGAGTCAGGGCTGAAGCTGACCGTCTCCACACTCCGCTGGTGACCTGCAGATACGAAGTTGGAGAGAGGTCATGGTGGAACAGGACACAGCAAGATCTAAAAAGGAACCCAGGCCTCGCTGCTTGGCTCCTGTCCCATCCCGCTTACCCTTTAGGACATGCAGACACTTAGCTTCTGCTGCATCCCACAGGCGGATGGTACAGTCACAAGAGGTAGTGGCAAAAAGGCGGCCATCAGGGGAGAAG encodes:
- the RPL35 gene encoding large ribosomal subunit protein uL29, with product MAKIKARDLRGKKKEELLKQLEDLKVELSQLRVAKVTGGAASKLSKIRVVRKSIARVLTVINQTQKENLRKFYKGKKYKPLDLRPKKTRAMRRRLNKHEENLKTKKQQRKERLYPLRKYAVKA
- the WDR38 gene encoding WD repeat-containing protein 38 isoform X3, which translates into the protein MNSGAPWPLAVERVKFFGRHRGEVNSSAFSPDGQRLLTASEDGCVYGWETHSGQLLWRLSGHTGPVKFCRFSPDGRLFATTSCDCTIRLWDAAEAKCLHVLKGHQRSVETVSFSPDSKQLASGGWDKRVMLWEVQSGQMLRHLGGHQDAIQSSDFAPSSDFLATGSWDSTICIWDLRMEIPVIFPHELEGHSGNISCLCYSASGLLVKVWDCNTGKCIETLKGVLDVAHACAFTPDGKLLVSGAAD
- the WDR38 gene encoding WD repeat-containing protein 38 isoform X2; protein product: MNSGAPWPLAVERVKFFGRHRGEVNSSAFSPDGQRLLTASEDGCVYGWETHSGQLLWRLSGHTGPVKFCRFSPDGRLFATTSCDCTIRLWDAAEAKCLHVLKGHQRSVETVSFSPDSKQLASGGWDKRVMLWEVQATGSWDSTICIWDLRMEIPVIFPHELEGHSGNISCLCYSASGLLASGSWDKTIHIWKPSTRSLLVQLKGHVTWVKSIAFSPDESQLASAGYSRMVKVWDCNTGKCIETLKGVLDVAHACAFTPDGKLLVSGAAD
- the WDR38 gene encoding WD repeat-containing protein 38 isoform X1, yielding MNSGAPWPLAVERVKFFGRHRGEVNSSAFSPDGQRLLTASEDGCVYGWETHSGQLLWRLSGHTGPVKFCRFSPDGRLFATTSCDCTIRLWDAAEAKCLHVLKGHQRSVETVSFSPDSKQLASGGWDKRVMLWEVQSGQMLRHLGGHQDAIQSSDFAPSSDFLATGSWDSTICIWDLRMEIPVIFPHELEGHSGNISCLCYSASGLLASGSWDKTIHIWKPSTRSLLVQLKGHVTWVKSIAFSPDESQLASAGYSRMVKVWDCNTGKCIETLKGVLDVAHACAFTPDGKLLVSGAAD